One genomic window of Gloeocapsopsis sp. IPPAS B-1203 includes the following:
- a CDS encoding GNAT family N-acetyltransferase: MGRIAIETHRLILRELTLDDVEDLAQIYADPVVMKYYPKPITREETKYQIARMINGYQQRGWGLWATIHKADNKFIGRCGLIPQIVDGCPEVEIGYMLAKEYWGQGLATEAACATRDYGFKIGCDCAKRSAIGDRLISLIAPGNIASQKVAIKTGLYYEKDTIFLRRTVQVYAIALS; encoded by the coding sequence ATGGGAAGAATCGCCATTGAAACCCACCGTTTGATTTTGCGCGAACTCACGCTAGACGACGTGGAAGATTTGGCACAAATCTATGCCGATCCTGTAGTGATGAAATATTACCCTAAACCAATCACCAGGGAAGAAACAAAATACCAGATCGCAAGAATGATCAATGGCTATCAGCAAAGAGGTTGGGGTTTGTGGGCGACAATTCACAAAGCTGATAACAAATTTATTGGACGCTGCGGGTTAATACCGCAAATTGTAGATGGATGTCCTGAAGTTGAAATTGGCTATATGCTAGCAAAAGAATATTGGGGACAAGGTTTAGCAACAGAAGCCGCCTGTGCAACTCGCGATTATGGTTTTAAGATTGGGTGCGATTGCGCGAAGCGCAGCGCCATAGGCGATCGCCTCATCTCCCTAATCGCCCCAGGTAACATTGCATCACAAAAAGTTGCGATAAAAACAGGATTGTACTACGAAAAAGACACTATTTTTCTGCGTAGAACTGTGCAGGTTTATGCGATCGCCTTAAGTTAG
- a CDS encoding Uma2 family endonuclease: MIQALHRNFSFAEYLAYENGTDTSYELIYGELVAMAQPTGQHADIADLNDTYREYIKQRSLALSKQGTIAIQIPPVEGKIARIPDVCVVTAEQWQMKTRSAAIALTEPPPLLVVEIVSTNWRDDYLKKLADYEALGIPEYWIVDYLALGASRYIGTPKLPTISVYQLSEGEYQVWQFRGSERILSATFPELMLTAEQVFVGR, translated from the coding sequence GTGATTCAAGCTTTACATAGAAACTTCTCGTTTGCAGAATATTTAGCATATGAAAACGGGACAGATACTTCCTATGAATTAATCTATGGGGAACTGGTGGCGATGGCGCAACCTACTGGTCAACACGCCGATATTGCGGATCTCAATGACACTTATAGAGAATATATCAAACAGCGATCACTAGCATTATCCAAACAAGGCACAATCGCCATTCAAATCCCGCCAGTTGAAGGCAAAATTGCCCGAATTCCTGATGTCTGTGTAGTTACAGCCGAACAATGGCAAATGAAAACAAGATCTGCGGCGATCGCCCTCACGGAACCGCCACCATTACTGGTTGTTGAAATTGTCAGCACTAATTGGCGCGATGATTATTTAAAAAAACTCGCAGACTACGAAGCGCTAGGTATCCCTGAATACTGGATTGTAGATTATCTAGCTTTAGGGGCTTCGCGTTATATTGGTACTCCTAAACTCCCGACTATTTCTGTTTATCAGTTAAGTGAGGGTGAATACCAAGTTTGGCAATTTCGCGGTTCAGAAAGAATTCTTTCTGCTACATTTCCTGAATTGATGTTAACAGCCGAACAAGTATTTGTAGGAAGATAG